From a single Drosophila sulfurigaster albostrigata strain 15112-1811.04 chromosome 3, ASM2355843v2, whole genome shotgun sequence genomic region:
- the LOC133846513 gene encoding uncharacterized protein LOC133846513 produces MLQLRVICQQRNRRCLSYFSSAFNNLANQGLPNVPATSIQNTAESKLLDLDVFVNQDHRQMDFVDKLVKLRKQKDCTAVPLLPNLVVKQLLDYTGPQEAILALQNPLQYGIFIDQFAGCHLIDLLMHNGSHREAAQVAAMLIERNLCNNELIASLAIQSFHAYLQKFEPKVAEKDEQSTEVEKVRVKFVRNRNEAESIKTEEQVMGEALLKLADNAALKDFSENVSLLGYALTGNLVEAEKVLSTSKDNLYKGILEVARKVIDALSTEKPAELLNQLDHAITDSKRSESLDDLLIHRVKRSAASLEPQLMSDYTKSYKDWEANFQKAVQAKLKVQDIDKRVEEIETTLSELETRRQSLWYFENKEDIDMQIFKKQKHYPKRWFGKKKKPKAVDAFYVPPEISRGN; encoded by the exons ATGCTTCAGTTGAGAGTTATTTGCCAACAGCGAAACAGAAGATGTCTATCTTACTTCTCAAGTGCCTTCAACAATTTGGCAAATCAAGGCTTGCCAAATGTGCCGGCCACAAGCATTCAAAACACTGCTGAGTCGAAACTTTTGGATCTGGATGTTTTTGTTAACCAGGATCACAGACAAATGGATTTCGTTGACAAACTGGTCAAGCTAAG AAAACAAAAGGATTGCACAGCTGTGCCGCTGCTGCCAAATCTTGTAGTCAAACAGCTTCTGGACTACACTGGACCGCAGGAAGCGATTCTGGCGCTGCAGAATCCACTGCAATATGGCATATTCATTGATCAGTTTGCCGGCTGCCATTTAATTGACTTGCTAATGCACAATGGCAGCCATCGGGAGGCAGCACAAGTTGCCGCTATGCTCATCGAACGCAACTTATGTAATAACGAGCTGATCGCTTCCCTTGCCATTCAATCTTTTCACGCTTACCTCCAGAAGTTTGAGCCAAAAGTCGCCGAAAAAGATGAGCAGTCAACTGAAGTG GAGAAAGTTCGCGTAAAATTTGTGCGCAATCGCAACGAGGCAGAAAGTATCAAAACTGAAGAACAAGTAATGGGGGAAGCTTTGCTAAAGTTAGCTGATAATGCTGCTCTCAAGGATTTTTCTGAGAACGTCTCATTGCTGGGTTATGCACTCACCGGTAACCTTGTTGAAGCAGAAAAAGTGCTTTCAACCAGCAAGGACAACTTGTACAAAGGCATTTTAGAAGTCGCTCGAAAGGTGATTGATGCTTTAAGTACCGAGAAACCTGCCGAGTTGCTTAATCAGCTGGATCATGCCATAACCGATAGTAAACGTAGCGAGTCCTTGGATGATCTACTTATTCATCGCGTGAAGCGTAGTGCCGCAAGTCTGGAGCCACAACTGATGTCGGACTACACAAAGAGCTATAAGGATTGGGAAGCCAACTTCCAGAAAGCTGTACAAGCCAAACTAAAAGTCCAAGACATAGACAAACGTGTCGAGGAGATTGAGACGACTTTGAGCGAACTGGAGACGAGACGTCAAAGTCTTTGGTACTTTGAGAACAAAGAGGACATCGACATGCAAATcttcaaaaagcaaaagcattaTCCAAAGCGATGGTTCGGCAAGAAGAAAAAACCTAAGGCAGTAGACGCCTTCTATGTGCCCCCTGAAATATCTCGAGGCAATTGA
- the LOC133846514 gene encoding LOW QUALITY PROTEIN: leukocyte surface antigen CD53 (The sequence of the model RefSeq protein was modified relative to this genomic sequence to represent the inferred CDS: deleted 2 bases in 2 codons), whose translation MALPKKIKCFKYLVYSYVFLLALTGAAQIFLGTSLLWGHSVYYGIVQNKLWAPAAILLCLGPVTFILCWMGCQATNQRKRCLLGMFAALLVACICVQFIICGWSLAMRENLPTSVEIFIDDSFVEFLDKFSRTKVDNLHLWNRMQSQLQCCGVDGPLDYRRLSLPWSCCSRPEHAYESACDTHYKRGCLAVVSEQIKSRLLITAFGAAIIAILQSLGIFCAVHLTILFGKNDNTHPMNNMNRKKKQQQFLPLTIQDKRHDLPSPINLSPSAPGQRVLKTALPPAMHK comes from the exons ATGGCGCTGCCAAAAAagattaaatgttttaaatatttagtttatagtTATGTGTTCCTCTTGGCG CTAACGGGAGCAgctcaaatatttttgggCACATCCCTGTTGTGGGGACATTCGGTTTATTATGGCATCGTACAGAACAAGTTGTGGGCACCAGCCGCCATTCTCCTCTGTCTAGGACCTGTTACTTTCATACTCTGCTGGATGGGCTGTCAGGCAACCAATCAGAGGAAGCGCTGCCTTCTCGGCATG tttgcaGCTCTTTTAGTGGCTTGTATATGTGTTCAATTCATTATCTGTGGTTGGTCCTTGGCGATGCGAGAGAATCTTCCTACATCCGTCGAGATTTTCATTGATGATTCGTTTGTAGAGTTCTTAGATAAGTTTTCGCGCACCAAAGTTGACAACTTGCATTTGTGGAATCGCATGCAATCGCAG ctACAATGCTGTGGTGTGGATGGTCCACTTGACTATCGACGCCTTTCGCTGCCCTGGTCCTGCTGCTCCCGCCCCGAGCACGCATACGAATCGGCCTGTGACACTCACTACAAGCGTGGCTGCTTGGCTGTTGTATCGGAGCAAATCAAGAGTCGACTGCTGATCACCGCATTTGGCGCTGCCATTATTGCCATTCTGCAG AGCTTGGGCATCTTCTGCGCAGTGCATTTGACCATTTTGTTTGGCAAGAACGACAACACCCATCCCATGAACAACATGAACCGG aaaaagaagcaacagcaatttttGCCACTGACCATTCAGGACAAGAGGCACGATCTACCATCACCCATTAATCTGTCGCCCTCGGCACCCGGTCAGCGTGTTTTA AAAACTGCTCTGCCTCCGGCAATGCACAAATGA